Proteins from a single region of Ailuropoda melanoleuca isolate Jingjing chromosome 15, ASM200744v2, whole genome shotgun sequence:
- the PRR5 gene encoding proline-rich protein 5 isoform X4, with amino-acid sequence MVILRDKIRFYEGQKLLDSLAETWDFFFSDVLPTLQAIFYPVQGKEPSVRQLALLHFRNAITLSVKLEDALARTHARVPPAVVQMLLVLQGVHESRGVTKDYLRLETLIQKVVSPYLGTYGLYSSEGPFTHSCILEKHFLRRSRSGDILAKNPVVRSKSYNTPLLNPVAEHEAEGAAAGGPGIRRHSVSEMTSCPEPQGFSDTPGQAPPGAFRPSAGPQSGPCPSRLYPPAQPPEPGLGTARSSPPSSSPENLVDQILESVDSDSEGIFIDFGRGRGSGTTEFEGAGGRQSIM; translated from the exons GACAGAAACTGCTGGACTCGCTGGCAGAGACGTGGGACTTCTTCTTCAGTGACGTGCTGCCCACGCTACAGGCCATTTTCTACCCGGTGCAG GGCAAGGAGCCGTCGGTGCGCCAGCTGGCCCTGCTGCACTTCCGGAACGCCATCACCCTGAGCGTGAAGCTGGAGGACGCGCTGGCCCGCACGCATGCCCGCGTGCCCCCCGCCGTCGTACAGATGCTGCTTGTGCTGCAG gGAGTGCATGAGTCCCGGGGCGTGACCAAGGACTACTTGCGCCTAGAGACACTGATCCAGAAGGTGGTGTCGCCCTACCTGGGCACCTACGGCCTCTACTCCAGCGAGGGCCCCTTCACACATTCCTGCATCCTGG AGAAGCACTTTCTGCGCCGCTCCCGCTCCGGGGATATCCTGGCCAAGAACCCAGTGGTGCGCTCCAAGAGCTACAACACCCCACTGCTGAACCCCGTGGCAGAGCACGAGGCCGAGGGAGCAGCAGCCGGCGGCCCCGGCATCCGCAGGCACTCGGTCTCGGAAATGACGTCCTGCCCCGAGCCCCAGGGCTTCTCCGACACGCCTGGCCAGGCTCCCCCTGGGGCCTTCAGACCCTCTGCGGGTCCCCAGTCGGGGCCCTGCCCCAGCAGACTGTAtccccccgcccagccccccGAGCCTGGCCTGGGCACAGCCCGCAGCTCCCCGCCCTCCTCCAGTCCAGAGAACCTGGTGGACCAGATCTTGGAATCCGTGGACTCGGATTCGGAAGGGATCTTCATTGACTTCGGCCGGGGCCGGGGCTCGGGCACAACCGAGTTTGAGGGGGCCGGGGGTCGGCAGAGCATCATGTGA